tatataatttatctgttttttttttttcaatttcattaatgcaatctacaAATCTGTTCTTGTAGAAAATTTGTAGGTATATACTATTAAGAGTTTGACTCACATGAATCTTTGCAGTATATACTGGACGTTGTGGCTGATAACTGTCTTGATATTGCAACGGACAAAAGTGGATGTTGTGTCTTGCAACAATGCGTAGAACATGCTCGTGGCGAACCCCGAGACCGTCTTATTGCTGAGATAACAGCAAATGCCTTGGTTCTATCCGAACATCCATACGGgtatgtaattttttttgttgcataTGATCTTCTTTGTAATTAACCAAAGGAAAAAGAACTGGGAAAGAAGGAGTTTGAATTCGTAAAATGTTGCAGGAACTATGTTGTCCAATTCATAATTGGATTACAGATTCCATATATTACGAGCGATATATTATCACAACTGGCAGGGAATTATGTTTCTCTATCCATGAATAAGTACGGTAGTAATGTGGTTGAGAAGTGCATGAAAGAGTCCTCAGAAGAACAAGCAATGCAGATTATTAAGGAAATTATCGGTAGTCAAAACTTTTTGACTGTTCTTCAAGATCCTTTTGGAAACTATGTTGCTCAATCAGCATTTGCCATTGCAAAGGTTCAATCCAATCACATAAACTGAAAttcgtctcttttttttttttttatgatatgaATTAGATCTCacttttaaatttcaatttttttttaatataaatggAATACAGGGATCAATTCGCCACGCTATGATCAACCTGATTCAGATGCATTATTCATATCTACACAGCCATCCGCACGGAAAAAGGGTTCTTGCCAGGGCTAGGGGAAGCAAGCAGCGCATGTAAAGTGTGTATCCAGTCGCTATCTCCTACTTACTTAAAACGCATCCTACAATATCTCTGTAAAATTGTCTAAAATTTCTGTAAAATGTGTCTTTGTAGGAATGTCTAATAAGTAGTTGTGTGTTTATGTTCAGtattaatcttttatacactgaAAGTGTATACACTTTCACCATTAGATACATGACACATAAtccgaatttgaatttaaaattcaaattttacatgtgTGTCATATATCCAACTATGATAATATATATACCATGAGCGTTCTTATGTTTATGTGTAGCAATATCCTATCCCAATAAGTACACATTGTGTTGTTTAATGTCTTTTGTTTGTGTGACGGTGGTCAATGCTATTTTTTATCCCAGTAAGCAGTGTTAATTATGTAGTAGTAATTTATGAGATACGTGTAAACGTAACTTTTTGGATTGTAAAATCCATCTTCATTTCTCCCTTTTAATATCACTCCTCCTTTGTGTATGCACCGACACATTCTCGCCTCCTGTCCGACATTTTATTGTCTAgagcattatttcaaataattatttagaataattatgtaacactttttgtgatatgatgtatgtgaaataaaaagataaattgaaaaatatatgtaTGATGCAAGTAAAAAATTTGCTATCGAAACGTAGCTGAGCTCAGCCTTATTTTGTGTATGGCCCAACACATTCTCGTTTCCTCTCCAATATTTATTATCGTCCCGTGAAACTTGTTGAGGAGGAGAATAAGAGATACTACCGCTCTTTTTTAtaaccaaaatatatatatttttcacgTTAAGGAGGAGAACAAGAGATGCTACCATTCTTTTTATAACCAAAATATGCAAAACCGTTCAGAAATTTTCATTACCAATAATATTTGTGAAAGCTCACAACGCAAGTTTTATTCAAATCCCTAACCTTAGCACAGTTAGCACCTATTAGCATCATTAATTTTCATCATTATTTTTTTATGGCACTCACTGTGTGCTGCTAGAAGGAACATGTTATGCGTTAAACAAAGCTAATTGGAACCAACCCCAAGCTAGCGTTAATATTTGCATGTAAAGTCATGGACATCAAATGCTTAGCATAGATATACAAACAAAAGCCTTTGACGAGATAGTAATATTACTTCCATACTAAGAAAACAATAAAGCTTTTCGCTCTGTATTCACCTTGTGATAAACAATGCGACTAAATTGTGGTACCACCACCACGCAGCAAGAAATTTCTACCACATGATTTGCAATATAACTCGGGCCAATCAATCACAACATGATTGAAGGAAATGCAGCTGTCTCTTCAATTACTCCGAATCCGGTAAGCCTGCATTTGAGCTCTTCATTTACTCTGAATCTGAAGAGTCAGCATTTGAGCTTTGTCGAACACTCCTCTTGGTTTGACCTCTGGATCTTGATGAATTTAAAGAAGATTCACCCTCAAATTTAATTACTTGAGCTTTTGCAAGCCTCTCCTCCAGTTCCTCGGTGCTAAACCCATCCGTCCCACCAAGCTCATCAAACCCAACCTGAATGCATGTGGCAAATCTTGTATCAGAGTTAAAACACAGCAGCAACATTTCAAGTTTCTCCGTGTAATATACCACATGATCATCCACTTTGGCATTTTTTATTAAGGCAAGGGTAGGAATAACAACAATCCTGAGTTCAGAGTTGAAACATGACAGCAATATTTAAGGTTTGTGTGTGGAACATACCACATAATCATCCACTTTGGCATTTTTTATTAAGGCAAGGGTAGGAAGAACAACAATCCTCAGTTTCTCAGCCAAGTATGGGCTTTTCTCAGCATGAATCTTCACAAAACGTGTCTCTATATGCTCCTTTGCCAATATGCTCAAATGCTTGTCCATGACCTGCAATTAATGCTGTACAAATCACTTCTCCTCCAGCTAATTACAGTAGAATCAAAATAATACAGACTTCTGTTGATACTCCTAAAACATAGAGTGCAACATTACCAAATCAATAGACATGTCAATAAGTTCAGCTGAAACTTAGTAGGCAGATTTAGAGATATCCTAGAATACTCCAGAATAATTGAATTTCCACTCCTGACTCGTCACCAAGCCAAAGCTGCAACGCAAGGCTACAGCCTTCAACTTCCCTCCCTTAAACTCAAAGAAAGTGACACAGGGCAAAGAGTgaagaggaaaagagaaaagtgcAGGTCTTAGTTGTAAAGTAAAGATTACTACTCCAGTAAAATATGTAAGGTGACAGAAAGAAGTCTGATAAGAATCCAAAGAGGTACTCAATTCCAACTCCCATATAGAAAATGAGTATTGACTTGTGCtttaacattttttaaaattcaaagaAACAAAGATCTTATGATGTAACTTCTTTAGTGATCAGAAATAAATTCATCACATAAATTTGAGAGCAGAGCTTCATATTTGTACAATATGCATGGACTTAATATTTCCCTATGTTAACAGGTGTCTGGATTCAGAATCTTTATTGCTTTTAGAATTCTTTAGTGCATATCATGCAAGCATAAGATTACATAAATACAGTAAATTGCAGGTATTGAGCATTCTGACTTGTGTTGTCTCCTTTCTGAGCTTGTATTTCTCATTCCTACACTCTAGGATATAAACATTTTACTAATCATTTTAAGGATTCCATATAGTGAAAAATACTAAACCTATCACATGAGGTCCATTTTGATCTTCTAAGAAGGTTTCGTAAATTCTGAACTCTAAGTGTATATTTCGAAACCAATTACATTTGAAGAAACAGTACAATTTAAGCTTCTAATTCTCGTTTTTCCTCCTAAACTAATGCATAAAAAATCTGTACGATATAAAAGCAATGGGCATATCAAAAGTTTGACAGCACAATGTAGAAAATCCCTCTTGGATTTCCAAAAACAGTtctttcttcaacaaaatatacCAACCATTAGATGTGCAATTTTGACTTTCTAAGGATGCAATTTTGCAGTTCATCAAATGTCCTAATTTTACAGGGATGCAGCATACTTGATGTAATGCATTATCCTCGTTGTGAAACATACATTGCCATTTAAAGTTCACAACTCTTGATTTTAGGTAAACAGTCTTTCTCcaaaatatatcaaccattagATGTGCGATGTTAACTTTCATAGAAGCATTGAATtaaattctgaaaattttaGTACTAATCACTGGTGAGAATTTACAAAATCAGCAGCTTCCAAAGGACAGTACATGAAGTCATGCACATTctattaacccaaaaaaaaaaagtctatggAAAAACACTAATGCAAACAGACTGTACCGGTGTTATTAAAATGCATATAGACAGACataaataatttatttgtttatttatttttggtcaGACAAAAGGTTAAAAGTGCAACCTTGCAAGGCCAATTGTCGCGATAGAAGTGGCAGACGACGCGTTCGCTGGCCTTGACGATTGAGAAAAATTCCTTCTCATTGGGGATCTCATAATAGTCGCCGTGGCCAAGACCGATCCAATGGCTCCGCTTTTCTGCCATTTTCTTCATCTGTTGCAACCGCCGCTCTCGCAACACCTCCAGATCGTCGGTGTCTAGCCGCTCGAAGGCAGCGATCTCGTCGTCCAGCTTGTCCTCAACTGCCTTCGCCACCGTCAGCACTTGCTTCTCCAGTATCTACTTGAAAacattggggggggggggggggagaacaTGAGGAACAATTTCAAAGTGGATGAATTTTTGCCAGGAATTCAGATCGAAAAATGTAGAATCTGATCGAAAATTGTTTACCTCTTTAACCTGTGGATTCTCCATGGTGAATTGATGGAAATGTAAGAAAGGCAGAAATGAGTTCTCGTGAAGAGATGCTAAAGTGGAATgaatttgaagatgaaatgtgTCCTGTAATTTTGTGGGAAGGTTGCGCGATATTTATCGGGCAGGCGCAGCCCAGTTTATACTCATGGACAATTCAACAAATGGGCTATTATATGAACAGGTTCACTGTTTTAAGCCCTGTTTGTTTGGGCAATACTAATAAACTTTGGGCTGTTAAGTTTGACAATTGAAAACTGTATGAGCCCACCACAGTACTTGGCCTTGGGGAAGGCTATTCATGCAGCCTGGTCCGTTTAATCCATCCGTGCAGGAAAATTCTTTTTGCCAAAAGTCAACTTACATGAAGTAGTAGTAATTGATTCTATGCATTCTTGGGTTTAGAGTTGGGTTGGATCTAACTTGTCAGTGGACAGTGGAGATGTTGGCAATGGCTGAGGAAAGCCGTTAAAGAGATGTGCTATATCTacgtgtttcttttcttttttttttgagtgaaaCAAACGTGCATAGTAATTTATTAAATAGAACGACTAAATGTACATTCTTCCATTCTAAATTTGCACCTCAATTTGATACTCTAATTATTTGTATCAAAATTATCGAAACTTACTTTGCAAATCACTAATTACCAAAACAACACTCTGCAATATTGATATAAGGGAAAGAAGAAGGAAACTAATTTCTATCAGGTAAACAAAAGAGTGGACTACCTAATATTTGAGGCGCATCCATTTCACCCATTGAAAGAAATATTGCCCTTCTGtcatttactttatatatatcGAACACTAATTTATTGGATTTCTTTGGTGACCTATTTCCTAAAGAAACGAATACTGAGTACATACTATTTAATGCAAAGTTGCGTAGGAAAAAGGAGGATTTGTATGCCTTACGTGTGCGTGTTTATGGTACTTTAATTTACGCTCCTTCTTTTAGTTTCTTTAAAGCATCGGTTACGGGTAACCCAAAAACCGTAGCAGCCAGCCAGTACCATCACAAGTAGAAAATTACCGGTAGTGAAGTTGTAAAATTCTTGTCATTAGAACTAAAGAGGGGGCAGTAGAACttcagtaaaattttagactgAAGAAAAAGAATTATGATCAGTACTGTGATCATGGTTCTCCATATCGGCCGCTGATGCCGGTATGTATCGGTGGAGTCATAACTGAAATGGAAGCAACCCGCGATGCGAACCATGACTGTGACATAAGAAACACAAGAAAGTATGTACTACTACTATCATTGTCTCGAAAGAAAGAAGCCAATCTTCGTGGAATCAAATTTAAGCCAAATTCAAATACTAGAGTAACGTAAGAGGAAGAGGACCCACGTAATGGATCTCTTATTTAGAAATACATCTATCTCGATCACTGGTAACATGAGCAAGAACGATGTGTTGGACATATACTGTGAAAATTACACCTTGAACCTGAACCATGCACCTTTATTTTGTTCCTGAATCTATAGGTCAAGGACACTTGGCCTTCCCCTTGGAGTTCTTCATGTCCCTATAGCAAGGGCACTGGTGCTTGTTTCCATGTGTTCCTGAAGGAACACACTTGCATTTTCCACAGCATATTTTGCAGTACCTCAAGCATCGGTCCCGCACACCAGCCTTAGCGCACCTAGCCTTGCATTCGCGGGTGCAATACACTGCATTATTATGGACGAAATGGTGTTagacattcttttttttttttcctttttttaagcGAGATTCTACGCTATACTAGTATTCTATAATTATGGTAAAGTTCGAAAGTAAGCAAACataaaaatgaaagagaagGTCAAGACGTGTTAGCTAGCTCTTACCTGAGACCCCCATTGTTGGTTCAATGAAGGAATTGCTAAGGAGAAGAGCAAAGATTAGCAGGAATGCCACAAAGAgcctcttcattttcctttttctgctGCTTAGTTTGAGTGTTGAAGGTGATGAATCAAGCTTGACAGTATTGAATGTGATCTGTGAAGTACTAAAAGAGCAACCAGTAAGGACATATATAGGAGGCTTTTGGTGGGATGTGAGGTGTTGTTGAAGGTTTGTGATTAAGTACAGATGTGGCAAGTCGCTAACTGGTAAGAGTTTATTTGAGAGTCAGTATCATCTGATGCAACAAGGCATTGTTAATTTAATCTGATAGTTGCATGCAAAGGATGGCAAAGGTTTTACGGGGTAGGTCACTCTGGACAGGGGGACAGGTGTAGTTTGTACAAGCAGTTTCTGCTTTGAAACTGACGAGACTGTGAGTTCCTTCTTGCTGCTACAATAAATTGGCAGCAACGAGTAAATTGCGATATGTTGATGAGGTTGTAGTTGTATTTGGTATTGGCATTGAAATCGTCCATACGTGCCTCCGGGGTTTTTTCTGGGGGAGGGGGAGAAACGAGGGTGGACCGTTGCTAGTTAGATCCAATGTTTCTTGAGATGATGGTAGCCATCAATGAGTATCCAATGTTTAACTTAGGAAGGTCAATCAAATTAAAGGTTGATGTTTAAGTAATACTCCCTCAGTCCCAtcatttcaatctttttttgGGAACTCAACTTTTTAACCAAATATGTAATCATTGTGTT
This portion of the Coffea arabica cultivar ET-39 chromosome 2e, Coffea Arabica ET-39 HiFi, whole genome shotgun sequence genome encodes:
- the LOC113731493 gene encoding thioredoxin domain-containing protein 9 homolog — encoded protein: MENPQVKEILEKQVLTVAKAVEDKLDDEIAAFERLDTDDLEVLRERRLQQMKKMAEKRSHWIGLGHGDYYEIPNEKEFFSIVKASERVVCHFYRDNWPCKVMDKHLSILAKEHIETRFVKIHAEKSPYLAEKLRIVVLPTLALIKNAKVDDYVVGFDELGGTDGFSTEELEERLAKAQVIKFEGESSLNSSRSRGQTKRSVRQSSNADSSDSE
- the LOC113728679 gene encoding pumilio homolog 12-like, which encodes MTQELMKYYILDVVADNCLDIATDKSGCCVLQQCVEHARGEPRDRLIAEITANALVLSEHPYGNYVVQFIIGLQIPYITSDILSQLAGNYVSLSMNKYGSNVVEKCMKESSEEQAMQIIKEIIGSQNFLTVLQDPFGNYVAQSAFAIAKGSIRHAMINLIQMHYSYLHSHPHGKRVLARARGSKQRM